A part of Bacillus rossius redtenbacheri isolate Brsri chromosome 1, Brsri_v3, whole genome shotgun sequence genomic DNA contains:
- the LOC134534079 gene encoding RING-type E3 ubiquitin-protein ligase PPIL2: MGKRQHQKDKMYLTYTEWTTLYGGKRAGPETTAFRRLPYDHCCLCLQPFEIPYCDKAGNIFELEAVLAYIKKFKSNPVTGEPLDAKSLIKLTFHKNAKEEHHCPVLFKTFTKHSHIVAIATTGNVFSYEAVEQLNIKTKNWKDLLNDVPFERKDIITIQDPKNVEKFNLSKFHHVKNNIRVEDDVIDDSSANLKTISVETRDILDELNREYKASEKKVEQKLVADKFNAAHYSTGEVAAGFTSTTLVPQTTHEAAIVEEDLVRYERVKKKGYVRLVTNMGPLNLELFCDVLPKTCENFLKLAEKGYYDGTKFHRSIRNFMIQGGDPTGTGEGGESIWGKPFEDDFKPNLTHTGRGVLSMANSGPNTNKSQFFITFRSCRHLDGKHTVFGRVVGGLDTLTTLERVETDNKDRPIEDIVVERAQVFVDPFQEADEQLAVERAEEIKRKQQEAEAAAANKRPVTARGGKLTVFRKGVGKYINMAEELKPDSSSGSPIPKKKKAPGYQFGNFSNW; this comes from the exons GTACCTCACGTACACCGAGTGGACCACGCTCTACGGAGGCAAGAGAGCCGGCCCGGAAACGACCGCCTTCAGGAGGCTGCCGTATGACCACTGCTGCCTGTGCCTCCAGCCGTTTGAGATCCCGTACTGCGACAAGGCCGGCAACATATTCGAGCTGGAAGCGGTCCTCGCGTACATCAAGAAGTTCAAGAGCAACCCAGTGACTGGAGAG cctCTTGATGCAAAGTCACTCATAAAGCTGACATTTCACAAGAATGCGAAGGAAGAACATCACTGTCCAGTTTTGTTCAAGACATTCACCAAACACTCACACATAGTTGCCATAGCCACTACTGGAAATGTTTTTTCTTATGAG GCTGTGGAGCAGTTAAATATTAAGACTAAAAACTGGAAGGATTTGTTAAATGATGTTCCTTTCGAAAGGAAGGACATCATTACAATTCAAGACCCAAAAAATGTAGAGAAATTTAACCTTTCAAAGTTTCATCATGTGAAGAACAACATCCGAGTGGAAGACGATG TCATTGATGACTCATCAGCGAACTTGAAGACCATATCGGTGGAAACGCGGGACATACTGGATGAGTTGAATAGAGAATACAAAGCTTCTGAAAAAAAGGTTGAACAGAAACTGGTTGCTGACAAATTCAATGCT GCACATTATTCAACGGGGGAAGTAGCTGCGGGCTTCACTTCCACCACCTTGGTGCCCCAGACGACTCACGAGGCGGCCATAGTGGAGGAAGACTTGGTCCGCTATGAGAGAGTGAAGAAGAAAG GTTACGTGCGTCTGGTGACCAACATGGGACCGTTGAACTTGGAGCTGTTCTGCGACGTGCTGCCTAAAACATGCGAGAACTTCCTCAAGCTCGCGGAGAAAGGTTACTATGACGGCACAAAATTCCATCGTTCCATAAGGAATTTCATG ATCCAAGGTGGTGACCCTACAGGCACCGGTGAAGGTGGAGAGTCCATATGGGGCAAGCCATTCGAGGACGACTTTAAACCAAACTTAACTCACACCGGACGAGGCGTACTTTCAATGGCAAACTCCGGTCCCAACACCAACAAGTCGCAGTT CTTCATCACGTTCCGGTCGTGCCGCCACCTGGACGGCAAGCACACTGTGTTTGGACGAGTGGTGGGGGGCCTGGACACTCTCACGACTCTGGAGCGAGTCGAGACGGACAACAAGGACAGGCCCATAGAGGACATCGTGGTGGAGCGAGCCCAGGTGTTTGTGGATCCCTTCCAGGAGGCAGACGAACAG TTGGCCGTGGAAAGAGCGGAAGAAATCAAGCGCAAGCAGCAGGAGGCGGAGGCAGCGGCCGCTAACAAACGGCCCGTGACTGCCCGCGGAGGGAAGCTGACAGTGTTCAGGAAGGGCGTCGGCAAATACATCAACATGGCAGAAGAGCTGAA ACCCGACAGTTCGTCTGGCAGTCCAATACCCAAGAAGAAAAAAGCACCTGGTTATCAGTTTGGAAATTTCAGCAACTGGTAG